In Mucilaginibacter celer, one DNA window encodes the following:
- the hemC gene encoding hydroxymethylbilane synthase yields the protein MDRKLIIGTRGSELALWQANFVKDSLAAINITAELKIIKTQGDRILNLSFDKLEGKGFFTKELEEELLAGTIDLAVHSHKDLPTENPPGLIIAAVSEREDPSELLLILKDCVDVHQKLSLKYGGMVGTSSNRRKAQLLAHRPDLEITDLRGNVPTRIGKLRDEKYDAIMIAKAGVARLGIDLSEFHVEEITPVELIPAPAQGALAIQIRETDHELFEALQALHHADVAEELAVERTVLKLFGGGCHLPLGCYCRKEDGQFQVFTSKAEEGDQFPDRLFLEAPTTEGLAEKVVAKFAKDRKRPASVFISRELGEQSYFRKALEKHKINIEARSLIRTVPVMTRFDSYILKNVDWVFFSSKNAVEYFFQLNPQFPKKVKFGVMGSGSEEMLRRKGHFTDYVGEGTDTAEVAEEFAKLANGKIVLFPGAENPMRSIQQGLSADTKIIDLPVYETVLEEDVEASGADVMVFTSPSNVEAYFADNLLDPYQKVVAIGKSTGKKFDEMGVKYTLPYSPDEVGLAEAVFGL from the coding sequence TTGGACAGAAAACTGATTATAGGAACCCGTGGCAGTGAATTGGCTTTATGGCAGGCCAATTTTGTTAAAGACAGCCTTGCTGCCATCAACATCACCGCCGAGTTAAAGATCATTAAAACACAGGGCGACCGGATCCTGAACCTTAGCTTTGATAAGCTGGAAGGCAAAGGTTTCTTTACCAAAGAATTAGAAGAAGAATTATTAGCCGGCACTATCGATCTGGCCGTACACTCGCATAAAGATTTGCCGACCGAAAACCCTCCGGGACTCATTATCGCGGCAGTTTCAGAACGGGAAGATCCGTCTGAACTGTTGTTGATACTGAAGGATTGTGTTGATGTACACCAAAAACTATCGCTTAAATATGGCGGTATGGTGGGTACTTCATCAAACCGTCGTAAAGCCCAGTTGCTGGCACATCGTCCGGACCTGGAAATTACAGATCTGCGCGGCAACGTACCTACCCGCATAGGCAAACTGCGCGATGAAAAATACGACGCCATTATGATAGCCAAAGCAGGCGTTGCCCGTTTGGGTATCGACCTGAGCGAGTTTCATGTGGAAGAGATCACCCCGGTTGAACTGATCCCGGCCCCGGCACAAGGCGCGCTGGCTATCCAGATCCGCGAAACAGATCATGAGCTTTTTGAAGCTCTGCAAGCCTTGCATCATGCTGATGTTGCTGAGGAATTAGCTGTTGAACGTACTGTACTAAAATTATTTGGCGGCGGTTGCCATTTGCCTTTGGGCTGCTATTGCCGTAAAGAGGATGGCCAGTTCCAGGTATTTACTTCAAAAGCCGAAGAAGGCGACCAATTCCCGGACAGGTTATTTTTAGAAGCACCAACCACCGAAGGCCTTGCCGAAAAAGTAGTAGCCAAATTTGCTAAAGACCGCAAACGCCCGGCAAGCGTATTCATTTCGCGCGAACTGGGAGAGCAAAGCTATTTCCGCAAAGCGCTCGAAAAACATAAAATTAATATCGAAGCCCGCTCATTGATCCGCACCGTACCGGTGATGACCCGCTTCGACTCGTACATATTAAAAAATGTGGATTGGGTATTCTTCTCGAGCAAAAACGCTGTTGAATACTTTTTCCAGCTGAACCCGCAATTCCCTAAAAAAGTAAAATTTGGGGTAATGGGCAGCGGCAGTGAAGAAATGCTGCGCCGCAAAGGTCACTTTACCGATTATGTTGGCGAGGGCACCGACACCGCCGAGGTAGCCGAAGAATTTGCCAAACTGGCCAACGGAAAAATTGTGCTGTTCCCGGGTGCCGAAAACCCGATGAGGAGCATCCAGCAAGGCCTTTCGGCTGATACCAAAATCATCGACCTGCCGGTTTATGAAACTGTACTGGAAGAAGACGTAGAGGCCAGCGGTGCCGATGTGATGGTATTTACCAGTCCATCAAACGTGGAGGCCTATTTTGCCGATAACCTGCTCGACCCATATCAAAAAGTGGTAGCGATAGGCAAATCAACCGGCAAAAAATTTGACGAAATGGGTGTAAAATACACGCTCCCCTACTCGCCCGACGAAGTTGGACTGGCAGAGGCAGTGTTTGGATTATAG
- the hemB gene encoding porphobilinogen synthase, whose protein sequence is MLQRPRRNRKSEVIRQMVQETHVSAANLIFPLFIIDGVNQKSEVASMPGIFRYSIDNLLREIESCMKLGLNSFDLFPNIAEELKDKFATESYRDESLYLRAIREVKKNFPEACVITDVAMDPYSSDGHDGIVENGVILNDETLDILGKMALAHAQSGADIIAPSDMMDGRVGYIRNMLDDNGFTNVSIMSYSAKYASAFYGPFRDALNSAPKFGDKKTYQMNPANQREALIEAELDEVEGADFLMVKPALSYLDVIKLIKDNTELPVAAYNVSGEYAMIKAAVQRGWLNEQRAITEVLTSIRRAGATAILTYHAKEVLENRWL, encoded by the coding sequence ATGTTACAACGACCAAGAAGGAACCGCAAGAGTGAAGTGATACGCCAGATGGTGCAGGAAACGCATGTTAGCGCTGCTAACCTGATTTTTCCGCTGTTTATTATTGATGGCGTAAACCAGAAAAGCGAAGTGGCATCAATGCCGGGAATCTTCCGTTATTCTATCGATAATTTGCTGCGCGAGATTGAGAGCTGCATGAAGCTGGGCTTAAACTCGTTCGATCTGTTCCCCAATATTGCCGAGGAACTGAAAGATAAATTCGCTACCGAAAGCTACCGCGACGAAAGTTTATACCTGCGCGCCATCCGCGAGGTAAAGAAAAACTTCCCGGAAGCCTGCGTAATTACCGATGTTGCTATGGATCCTTACAGCAGCGACGGCCATGATGGCATTGTGGAGAACGGCGTGATCCTGAACGATGAAACTCTGGATATTTTAGGTAAAATGGCTTTGGCACATGCACAAAGCGGTGCTGATATCATTGCCCCATCAGATATGATGGACGGTCGTGTGGGTTACATCCGCAATATGTTGGATGATAACGGTTTCACCAATGTATCTATCATGTCGTACTCGGCTAAATATGCCAGCGCGTTTTACGGTCCGTTTAGGGATGCTTTGAACTCGGCACCAAAATTTGGCGATAAAAAAACTTACCAGATGAACCCGGCCAACCAGCGCGAAGCCCTGATAGAGGCCGAACTGGATGAGGTTGAAGGCGCAGATTTCCTGATGGTAAAACCGGCTCTCTCTTACCTGGACGTGATCAAGCTGATAAAAGATAATACCGAACTACCGGTAGCGGCCTACAACGTAAGCGGCGAATACGCCATGATCAAAGCAGCGGTACAACGCGGCTGGCTTAACGAGCAACGCGCCATTACCGAGGTGCTTACCAGCATCCGCCGTGCAGGTGCAACCGCTATTTTAACCTACCACGCTAAGGAGGTTTTGGAGAATAGGTGGTTGTAG
- the hemL gene encoding glutamate-1-semialdehyde 2,1-aminomutase, with the protein MFDSIKKMFSAEDEPVNTTGKPDISREKSAELYAKAQTFFPGGVNSPVRAFKSVYGTPLFIQKGDGAHIWDADGNEFIDYCCSWGPLILGHNNAKVREKVIEVMQNGMSFGAPTALENELAELILKNNKFIEKIRFVSSGTEAVMSAIRLARGYTKRDKILKFEGCYHGHADALLVKAGSGLVTFGETSSAGVPKSVADETIVVALNDKEALAKAFEEFKDQIAAVIIEPVPANNGLLLQEKEYLQYLREICTQNGTMLIFDEVISGFRVGFEGAAGYYQIKPDIITYGKIIGGGMPVGAYGSSAAIMSNISPEGSVYQAGTLSGNPVAMGAGIAQLSELLRMGFYRDLNNKTEEFVEAIQRFATARSYKFKVFGIGSIFWFAFTDKEYIRKAEDIDASSMEKFKKFHRELLNRGVYLGPSGYEVGFISSAHTKTDLEKTKRAIFDSLDLVFSK; encoded by the coding sequence ATGTTCGATTCAATAAAAAAGATGTTTTCAGCAGAGGATGAACCGGTAAATACTACGGGCAAGCCCGATATCAGTCGTGAAAAATCGGCGGAGTTGTATGCTAAGGCGCAAACGTTTTTTCCGGGTGGGGTTAACTCGCCGGTGAGGGCCTTTAAGTCGGTTTACGGTACGCCGCTCTTTATTCAAAAAGGTGATGGTGCCCATATCTGGGATGCCGATGGTAACGAGTTTATCGATTACTGCTGCTCATGGGGACCACTCATCCTTGGTCACAACAACGCCAAAGTGCGCGAAAAAGTGATCGAGGTAATGCAAAACGGCATGAGCTTCGGTGCGCCAACCGCGTTGGAAAATGAACTGGCCGAGCTGATCCTCAAAAACAATAAATTTATTGAAAAGATCCGTTTTGTAAGCTCGGGTACCGAGGCCGTTATGTCGGCTATCAGGTTGGCCAGGGGGTACACCAAACGCGATAAGATTTTGAAATTTGAAGGCTGCTATCACGGCCATGCCGATGCCCTGCTGGTAAAAGCAGGTTCGGGTTTGGTTACGTTTGGCGAAACATCATCGGCAGGTGTACCGAAATCTGTTGCAGACGAAACCATTGTGGTAGCGCTTAACGATAAAGAAGCTTTGGCCAAAGCTTTCGAAGAATTTAAAGACCAGATAGCCGCGGTAATTATAGAGCCGGTACCGGCCAACAACGGTTTGTTATTACAGGAAAAAGAATACCTGCAATACCTGCGCGAAATCTGTACTCAAAACGGCACCATGTTGATTTTTGATGAGGTAATCTCGGGTTTCCGGGTGGGCTTTGAAGGCGCTGCCGGTTACTACCAGATCAAACCGGATATCATTACCTACGGTAAAATCATCGGTGGCGGTATGCCTGTGGGTGCCTACGGTTCTTCGGCAGCTATTATGAGTAATATTTCGCCGGAGGGTTCGGTTTACCAGGCGGGTACATTATCGGGTAATCCGGTTGCTATGGGTGCCGGGATTGCCCAACTGAGCGAGCTTTTGCGCATGGGCTTTTACCGCGATCTGAACAATAAAACAGAAGAGTTCGTAGAAGCAATTCAACGTTTTGCTACCGCCCGCAGTTACAAATTTAAGGTGTTTGGCATCGGCTCCATATTTTGGTTTGCTTTTACAGATAAAGAGTATATTCGTAAAGCAGAAGATATTGACGCATCGAGCATGGAAAAATTCAAAAAGTTCCACCGCGAGTTGCTGAACAGGGGTGTTTATTTAGGTCCGTCGGGTTACGAGGTTGGTTTTATATCATCGGCCCACACCAAAACAGATCTGGAGAAAACAAAACGTGCTATATTTGATAGTTTGGATCTGGTATTTTCTAAATAG
- a CDS encoding sensor histidine kinase, producing the protein MKKTFVIFYALITYAVAELIWWGYMLVTLQPRRTGMIMGEGAMFVAVFLIGAINLHRSFNKERRLQEQKKNFLMSVTHELKSPLASIKILLQTIQKRQLTREQILDFIDKSLNDVERLDDMVENMLLASKIENQSYSFPKASFNLSVLVDSIVNRLQISKCDCNQQIIEAEIEPKVEIIGDKFALTSVVTNLIENAVKYSSPCSSVGVKLFSKDDKVYLQVADHGIGIADEEKTRIFDRFYRVGSEETRNTKGTGLGLYIVKEVLDKHQASIRVKDNRPAGSIFEVTFGLT; encoded by the coding sequence ATGAAGAAGACATTCGTAATTTTCTACGCGCTCATCACCTACGCTGTTGCGGAGTTGATATGGTGGGGTTATATGCTGGTTACGCTGCAACCACGCCGCACCGGCATGATCATGGGTGAAGGTGCCATGTTTGTGGCCGTGTTTTTAATTGGCGCCATTAACCTGCACCGTTCTTTTAACAAAGAGCGCCGTTTGCAGGAGCAGAAAAAGAACTTCCTGATGTCGGTTACGCACGAGTTAAAATCGCCATTGGCATCGATCAAGATCCTGTTGCAAACCATCCAGAAACGCCAGCTTACCAGGGAGCAGATCCTTGATTTTATTGACAAATCATTAAACGATGTGGAGCGTTTGGATGATATGGTGGAGAATATGCTCCTGGCATCTAAAATTGAAAACCAATCGTACAGCTTCCCTAAGGCCAGCTTTAACCTTTCGGTTTTGGTGGATAGCATTGTTAACCGTTTGCAGATCTCTAAATGCGATTGCAACCAGCAGATCATCGAGGCCGAGATTGAGCCGAAGGTGGAGATTATCGGCGATAAGTTCGCGCTTACATCGGTGGTTACCAACCTGATCGAGAATGCTGTAAAATATTCAAGTCCATGTTCATCTGTTGGTGTTAAACTTTTCTCGAAGGATGATAAAGTTTACTTACAGGTTGCCGATCATGGCATAGGCATTGCCGACGAGGAAAAAACCCGCATATTTGATCGTTTTTACCGCGTAGGCAGTGAAGAAACCCGCAACACCAAAGGCACCGGATTGGGCCTTTATATTGTTAAGGAGGTGCTGGATAAGCACCAGGCCAGCATCAGGGTGAAAGATAACCGCCCGGCTGGTAGTATTTTTGAAGTTACATTTGGACTAACCTAA
- a CDS encoding response regulator transcription factor, with translation MPNKKRILLAEDEEHLLEAIKLNLELEGYKVSPAKNGKKALQLFKEERFNLVILDVMMPEIDGFVVAETIRLENTEVPIMFLTAKNTNEDKISGLKKGADDYLTKPFNLEELILRVNNLVKRSLKGEDLKEFNSYKIGDKTIHFNSFELVNEDGSITALTKKETMLLKLLIERRNDAVSREQILETVWNYDVYPSTRTIDNFILTFRKYFEPDPKNPVYFHSIRGVGYKFTDTQH, from the coding sequence ATGCCCAACAAAAAAAGAATTTTATTGGCCGAAGACGAAGAACATTTGTTAGAGGCTATTAAACTTAACCTTGAGCTTGAGGGCTACAAGGTTTCTCCGGCTAAAAACGGTAAAAAAGCCTTACAGCTTTTTAAAGAAGAGCGTTTTAACCTGGTGATATTAGACGTAATGATGCCCGAGATTGACGGCTTTGTAGTAGCCGAAACTATCAGGCTTGAAAATACCGAAGTGCCTATCATGTTTTTGACGGCCAAAAACACCAACGAAGACAAAATTTCGGGCCTTAAAAAAGGTGCAGATGATTATTTAACCAAGCCGTTTAACCTGGAAGAGCTGATTTTAAGGGTGAACAACCTGGTAAAACGCAGCCTGAAAGGTGAAGACCTGAAAGAGTTTAACAGCTATAAAATTGGCGATAAAACCATCCATTTCAACTCGTTCGAGCTGGTTAATGAAGATGGTTCGATCACCGCGCTTACCAAAAAAGAAACCATGCTGTTGAAACTGCTGATTGAGCGCCGCAATGACGCCGTATCGCGCGAGCAGATTTTGGAAACTGTTTGGAATTATGACGTTTACCCGTCAACCCGTACTATCGATAACTTTATCCTAACCTTCCGTAAGTATTTTGAACCAGATCCTAAAAACCCGGTTTATTTTCACTCTATCCGCGGTGTAGGCTATAAATTTACCGATACCCAGCATTAA
- the hemE gene encoding uroporphyrinogen decarboxylase, translating to MRDSLLIKAAFSEATERPPVWMMRQAGRFMKEYWDIKNKYSFLEMCKTPEIAADVTMLPVDLLGIDGAILFSDILVTGEAMGGDLSFNAGVGPLFANPVRTQADIDALQTDVLDKLQYVGDAIKVIQQRLADRIPLIGFAGAPFTVMSYLVEGGSSKDFKRTKLMLHNEPEIAHQLLSKIATVTADYLNMQIAAGVNAVQIFDSWAQALAWDDYKEFSHRYIAEIISKLNRKDIPVISFCKGSSVFAPLMAEAKPDVISIDWNVDLLDIKKRLPAGIAVQGNLDPHILYADKKVIKERIYRLFDRMKGENGFIFNLGHGIMPDIPFDNVKYAVEVIKEYAP from the coding sequence ATGAGAGATTCGTTATTAATAAAAGCGGCATTTTCAGAGGCAACAGAACGCCCGCCGGTATGGATGATGAGGCAGGCAGGCCGCTTTATGAAAGAGTATTGGGATATCAAAAACAAATACTCGTTCCTTGAAATGTGTAAAACACCAGAGATCGCTGCGGACGTTACTATGCTCCCGGTTGATCTGTTAGGCATCGACGGCGCTATCCTTTTTTCGGATATCCTGGTAACAGGCGAAGCCATGGGCGGCGATTTGAGCTTTAATGCAGGAGTTGGTCCGCTGTTTGCAAACCCGGTACGTACGCAGGCTGATATTGATGCATTGCAAACCGATGTGTTGGATAAACTGCAATATGTGGGCGATGCTATTAAAGTAATTCAGCAACGCCTTGCAGACCGTATCCCTTTGATCGGTTTCGCTGGTGCTCCTTTTACCGTAATGAGCTATCTGGTTGAAGGCGGATCATCAAAAGATTTTAAACGTACCAAACTGATGCTGCACAATGAGCCGGAAATAGCCCATCAACTGTTATCAAAAATCGCCACCGTTACGGCCGATTACCTGAACATGCAGATAGCTGCCGGTGTAAACGCCGTACAGATCTTCGATAGCTGGGCTCAGGCTTTGGCATGGGACGATTATAAAGAGTTCAGTCACCGTTACATTGCCGAGATCATCAGCAAACTGAACCGTAAGGATATCCCTGTGATTTCCTTCTGCAAAGGCAGCTCGGTTTTCGCGCCGCTAATGGCCGAAGCCAAACCGGATGTGATCTCTATAGATTGGAATGTTGACCTGTTAGATATTAAAAAACGTTTACCGGCAGGCATAGCAGTTCAGGGCAACCTTGATCCGCATATTTTATATGCTGATAAAAAAGTGATTAAGGAACGCATCTACCGCTTGTTCGACAGGATGAAAGGTGAGAACGGCTTCATTTTCAACCTGGGCCATGGTATTATGCCGGATATTCCGTTTGATAATGTGAAGTACGCGGTGGAAGTGATTAAAGAATATGCCCCCTAA
- a CDS encoding CopD family protein: MYEYVLAIHIIFVVCWMAGLFYIVRLFIYHTEAQDKPEPERTILSKQFEIMESRLWNIIAKPSMLITILAGCTLVYLKQGWMLMAWLPIKIGFVLGLVAYHHICQSKIKQMRNGIFKWKSTQLRLWNELATILLFAIVFLAVKKDALSWVFGVMGIVSLGVILMIAVKIYKRYREKK; this comes from the coding sequence ATGTACGAATACGTTCTTGCTATACACATCATTTTTGTAGTCTGCTGGATGGCGGGGCTGTTTTATATTGTGCGCTTGTTTATCTATCATACCGAGGCACAGGACAAGCCTGAACCAGAGCGTACTATCCTTTCCAAACAGTTCGAGATCATGGAAAGCAGGTTATGGAATATCATAGCCAAACCATCAATGCTGATCACTATTTTGGCTGGATGCACCCTTGTTTATTTAAAACAGGGCTGGATGCTGATGGCCTGGCTACCTATCAAAATAGGCTTTGTGCTTGGCCTGGTTGCTTACCATCACATCTGTCAATCCAAAATAAAACAGATGCGCAACGGTATTTTCAAGTGGAAATCAACCCAATTACGCCTTTGGAATGAACTTGCTACTATTTTGCTTTTCGCAATAGTGTTTCTCGCCGTAAAAAAAGACGCGCTGAGCTGGGTGTTTGGCGTTATGGGGATTGTATCGTTAGGTGTGATATTGATGATAGCAGTAAAGATTTACAAGCGATACAGGGAGAAAAAATAA
- a CDS encoding RNA polymerase sigma factor, translating to MFLEPNYTIHQLIDRCRAGERKAQELLYKQFAGKMLGVCMRYATDRMEAEDMLQNGFIRVFQKMQGYRGDGSFEGWVRRIMVHSSIEYYRKHHKMMQVVDIDEAGHEPSVNPIASANLDAKVLMGMIQQLAPGYRIVFNLYALEGYSHKEIAEIVGITEGASKSQLSRARTILKEQIAKMEGKSYGYAG from the coding sequence ATGTTTTTGGAACCTAACTATACCATTCACCAACTAATTGATCGCTGCCGGGCAGGCGAGCGTAAGGCACAGGAGTTGCTTTACAAACAGTTTGCCGGGAAAATGCTGGGGGTATGTATGCGCTACGCTACCGACCGCATGGAGGCCGAAGATATGTTACAGAATGGTTTTATCAGGGTTTTTCAAAAAATGCAGGGCTACCGGGGCGACGGATCATTTGAGGGCTGGGTTAGGCGCATAATGGTTCACAGCTCTATCGAGTATTACCGCAAACATCATAAAATGATGCAGGTTGTTGATATTGACGAGGCCGGGCACGAACCCTCGGTAAACCCGATAGCCTCGGCCAATCTGGATGCCAAGGTGCTGATGGGCATGATCCAGCAACTGGCGCCGGGATACCGCATCGTGTTTAACCTTTATGCGCTTGAAGGTTATTCGCACAAAGAGATAGCCGAAATTGTGGGCATTACCGAGGGTGCCTCTAAATCGCAACTATCAAGGGCGCGCACAATACTGAAAGAACAAATTGCTAAAATGGAGGGCAAAAGTTATGGATACGCAGGATAA
- a CDS encoding outer membrane beta-barrel protein, producing MKRLLFTLMICLAAGFSYAQSSTPDSTQIDTTTTHKKHVKVKLGFGDDVAQVNVNGPDTAYHAHKAPGFSFGITFSRIDLGFATLIDNGSFTLSQNNKFLSYRQWKTSNFGFDVIQFGYRFNSAFKIYVSGGFDWTHIRLRDDITIQRNAPVLTYVQDSIHYRKNRFSSSYLRIPLSFYYRSHEDDRGNYFRLVAGPEIGILLNGRVKQISDENGKQKFNDDYHFAKLRKGVFVRMGYGIMGLYAKYYFNDMFEDSPAQKGLRNFSFGLTFGF from the coding sequence ATGAAACGCCTCCTTTTTACCCTCATGATATGCCTTGCCGCGGGTTTTAGCTATGCCCAAAGCAGCACCCCCGATTCAACTCAGATCGACACCACTACTACCCATAAAAAGCACGTTAAAGTAAAACTTGGCTTTGGCGATGATGTGGCACAGGTTAATGTTAACGGCCCGGATACAGCCTACCACGCACACAAAGCCCCTGGCTTTTCATTCGGCATCACTTTTTCAAGGATCGACCTTGGTTTTGCTACGCTGATTGACAATGGCAGCTTCACCCTATCTCAAAACAATAAATTCCTGAGCTACCGCCAGTGGAAAACCAGTAACTTCGGTTTTGACGTGATACAATTTGGATACCGCTTTAACAGCGCCTTCAAAATCTACGTATCCGGCGGCTTCGACTGGACGCATATCCGCCTCCGCGATGATATTACCATACAGCGCAACGCCCCGGTGCTTACTTATGTGCAGGATAGTATCCACTACCGCAAAAATCGCTTTTCATCAAGCTATTTAAGGATTCCGCTGTCGTTTTATTACCGCAGCCATGAGGATGACCGCGGTAATTATTTCAGGTTAGTTGCCGGTCCGGAGATTGGAATTTTGCTAAATGGCCGCGTAAAACAGATCAGTGATGAAAACGGCAAGCAGAAATTTAACGACGATTATCATTTTGCCAAACTGCGTAAAGGCGTATTTGTGCGCATGGGTTACGGTATAATGGGCTTGTATGCCAAATATTACTTTAACGACATGTTTGAGGATAGCCCGGCGCAGAAGGGATTGAGGAATTTTTCGTTCGGATTGACGTTTGGCTTCTAA
- a CDS encoding ABC transporter ATP-binding protein has product MSDTPFFQAIAVSKIYPGKQQSGLKKTDLSIEPGKITAIIGESGSGKSTLLKLLYGLLSPDEGKVYFKGERIWGPEEKLIPGHDAMKMVTQHTDDLNLFAKVWDNIAAMLPATDLKAKQEKTERVLKQLNMFSMADKRVADLSGGEKQRVAIARAIVTQPEVLFLDEPFNQVDTSFREGLQHDIRQIVKETGITVIMVSHDPAEVLSMADELIVLNKGEIVETGNPKTMYKHPQNLYTAKLLTNCNIFNAAEAHFSGINTGAQYVVIYPEHVKIKLIAPAKNWVVKQVLFKGFYEELILQQGNTEMRVLSEEPGKHAEGEHVAVRVDKWLEY; this is encoded by the coding sequence ATGTCAGATACACCATTTTTCCAGGCGATTGCCGTAAGTAAAATATACCCCGGTAAACAACAATCAGGCTTAAAGAAAACAGATTTAAGTATTGAGCCGGGTAAAATAACAGCCATTATTGGTGAAAGCGGAAGCGGTAAAAGCACTTTGTTAAAACTGCTTTACGGATTGCTTTCGCCCGATGAAGGCAAAGTTTACTTTAAAGGCGAACGCATTTGGGGGCCTGAAGAAAAACTGATTCCCGGACATGATGCCATGAAAATGGTAACCCAACATACTGATGATCTGAACCTGTTTGCCAAAGTTTGGGATAATATAGCAGCCATGCTCCCGGCCACGGATTTGAAAGCCAAACAGGAAAAAACCGAACGCGTTCTCAAACAACTTAATATGTTCAGCATGGCCGATAAACGCGTGGCCGACCTGAGCGGTGGCGAAAAACAACGCGTGGCTATTGCCAGGGCCATCGTTACTCAACCTGAAGTGCTGTTTTTAGATGAGCCCTTTAACCAGGTCGACACGTCCTTCAGGGAAGGTTTACAACACGATATCAGGCAGATAGTAAAAGAAACCGGCATAACGGTGATCATGGTATCACACGATCCGGCCGAGGTGCTTTCGATGGCCGATGAACTTATCGTTTTAAATAAAGGTGAAATCGTGGAAACCGGTAACCCCAAGACTATGTATAAACACCCGCAAAACCTTTATACGGCAAAGCTTTTAACTAATTGTAATATTTTCAATGCTGCCGAAGCCCATTTTTCGGGCATCAATACCGGTGCGCAATACGTGGTGATCTACCCCGAGCATGTGAAAATAAAACTCATCGCCCCAGCAAAAAACTGGGTGGTGAAACAGGTATTGTTTAAAGGTTTTTATGAAGAGTTGATATTACAGCAGGGCAATACCGAAATGCGTGTACTAAGCGAAGAACCCGGCAAACATGCCGAAGGCGAGCATGTGGCGGTGCGGGTGGATAAATGGCTGGAGTATTAA
- a CDS encoding sensor histidine kinase, with amino-acid sequence MKQDFGLPLINIKLPRFWQHLIFWIIVSLFITSLYSLQTNFWVSLRNNLLYMPIQIAYYYAIAYWLVPKYAFQKRYVMFILMLIPLIFAVMFISRTVGILFVAPYLIRVMHVTDAGYLESTSRPFFEQLFDGQSLVNSFKGNNLFTGFVLAIKLFKMWYERKQAALEAELNALKAQVHPHFLFNTLNNLYSLSLNNSPKSPQAIMGLSDILRYMLYECSDNEVPLEKEIFMMQQYVKLEKLRYEDRIDINFTITGDLKDKTIAPLLILPFIENAFKHGASEKVGDTWINIDVSVTLNHFKLKVANSKPERPVNTGDNAPGHIGLKNVSTRLNLLYPNTSRLKIMDEEDTFFVVLDLDLKIKRQAQPLLNQQPAHA; translated from the coding sequence ATGAAACAGGATTTCGGTTTGCCGCTGATTAATATCAAGTTGCCGCGCTTTTGGCAGCACCTGATCTTCTGGATCATTGTTTCGCTGTTCATTACCAGCTTGTATTCGCTGCAAACCAATTTTTGGGTATCGTTGCGTAATAATTTGCTGTATATGCCTATCCAGATAGCCTACTACTATGCTATTGCTTACTGGCTGGTTCCTAAATATGCATTTCAAAAACGGTATGTGATGTTTATACTGATGCTGATACCGTTGATTTTCGCGGTGATGTTTATCAGCCGTACGGTGGGGATTCTGTTTGTGGCTCCTTACCTCATCAGGGTAATGCACGTTACCGATGCCGGTTATCTCGAATCAACCAGTCGCCCGTTTTTTGAGCAGTTGTTTGACGGGCAAAGCCTGGTTAACTCATTTAAGGGCAATAACCTTTTTACCGGCTTTGTGCTGGCCATAAAGCTGTTTAAAATGTGGTACGAGCGTAAGCAGGCCGCTTTAGAGGCCGAATTGAATGCCTTAAAAGCGCAGGTTCACCCGCATTTTTTGTTCAATACGTTAAACAATCTTTATTCGCTCAGCCTCAACAATTCGCCTAAATCACCGCAGGCAATTATGGGTTTGTCGGATATTTTAAGATATATGCTTTACGAATGTTCGGATAACGAAGTGCCGTTAGAGAAAGAGATCTTCATGATGCAGCAATATGTAAAGCTGGAGAAACTGCGCTATGAAGACCGCATCGATATCAACTTCACCATCACCGGCGATTTAAAAGATAAAACCATAGCGCCGTTGCTTATCCTTCCTTTTATCGAAAACGCTTTTAAACACGGTGCCAGCGAAAAGGTAGGTGATACCTGGATCAATATTGATGTGAGCGTTACCCTCAATCATTTTAAATTAAAAGTAGCCAACAGCAAGCCCGAACGGCCTGTTAATACAGGCGATAACGCACCGGGGCATATCGGCCTGAAAAACGTAAGCACCCGTTTAAATCTGCTCTACCCAAATACATCGCGGCTTAAGATCATGGATGAGGAGGACACTTTTTTTGTTGTGCTTGATCTCGACCTGAAAATAAAGCGCCAGGCGCAACCATTGTTAAACCAGCAACCGGCCCACGCATGA